A single genomic interval of Nitrospirae bacterium CG2_30_53_67 harbors:
- a CDS encoding 1-deoxy-D-xylulose-5-phosphate reductoisomerase has product MGSNAKQRVVILGATGSVGVNTLRVIEQFPERFEVLGLTAYRNVKLLAEQVRRFNPRRVSVGTQEDAEDLAASLMMPSVRIGYGVEDLVEIAALKGADLVVSSIVGAAGLVPTLTAIRAGKRIALANKETLVIAGRLVMEEAARHGSEIIPVDSEHSAIFQCLAGEDKEKVRRLILTASGGPFHGFSPQDMDRVTPEDALRHPKWDMGRKISIDSASLMNKGLEVIEARWLFDIPVDRIEVLVHPQSIVHSMVEFVDGSVLAQMGNPDMRLPISYALGYPDRLPTGLMPLDLVRNGPLTFMPPDQEKFPCLSLAYEAIRAGGLMPAVLNAANEVAVEAFLSRKLDFSEIAEIIRETMMTLNVENYTTIEDVLRTDLKARKAAREVISKRKKSAKES; this is encoded by the coding sequence ATGGGATCGAATGCCAAACAAAGGGTTGTGATCCTCGGCGCCACGGGCTCGGTCGGCGTGAACACGCTGAGGGTGATCGAGCAGTTTCCGGAACGATTTGAGGTTCTCGGACTCACCGCCTATCGAAATGTGAAGCTTCTTGCCGAGCAGGTGAGACGGTTCAACCCGAGGCGGGTCTCAGTGGGGACTCAAGAGGATGCGGAAGATCTTGCCGCCTCTCTAATGATGCCGTCCGTGCGGATCGGTTACGGCGTGGAGGACCTGGTAGAGATTGCCGCCCTCAAGGGGGCCGACCTGGTGGTCTCTTCGATTGTAGGGGCGGCCGGGCTGGTCCCGACGCTCACCGCCATACGGGCGGGGAAGAGGATTGCGCTGGCCAACAAAGAGACCCTGGTCATAGCAGGGCGTCTGGTGATGGAGGAGGCGGCAAGGCACGGCTCCGAGATCATCCCTGTGGACAGCGAGCACAGCGCGATCTTTCAGTGCCTGGCCGGTGAGGATAAAGAGAAAGTTCGGCGTCTGATCCTCACGGCCTCCGGAGGGCCCTTCCACGGTTTTTCCCCGCAAGACATGGACCGGGTCACGCCCGAGGATGCCCTCCGGCACCCGAAATGGGACATGGGGCGGAAGATCAGTATCGATTCGGCATCGCTCATGAACAAAGGCCTGGAGGTCATCGAGGCCCGATGGCTTTTTGATATCCCGGTGGACCGTATAGAGGTTCTGGTGCATCCCCAGAGCATCGTCCATTCCATGGTGGAGTTTGTCGATGGCTCGGTCCTGGCACAGATGGGGAATCCGGACATGCGTCTCCCGATCTCCTATGCCCTGGGTTATCCGGACCGGCTTCCGACCGGGCTTATGCCCCTTGATCTCGTGCGCAACGGGCCGCTCACCTTCATGCCGCCCGATCAGGAAAAGTTCCCCTGTCTCAGCCTCGCCTATGAGGCGATCCGGGCCGGCGGGCTCATGCCCGCCGTTCTGAACGCCGCGAATGAGGTTGCCGTGGAGGCGTTCCTGAGTCGGAAACTTGATTTTTCGGAGATCGCCGAGATCATACGAGAGACCATGATGACTCTGAATGTTGAGAATTATACCACGATTGAAGACGTGCTCCGGACGGATTTGAAGGCCAGGAAGGCGGCCAGGGAGGTGATTTCAAAACGAAAAAAAAGCGCTAAAGAATCCTGA
- a CDS encoding 4-hydroxy-3-methylbut-2-en-1-yl diphosphate synthase, with product MEIKRRKTRQIRVGNILIGGGAPVTVQSMCSTDTRDAGATAAQIIRLQDAGCDLVRVAVPDQDAARALSKIKEKISIPLIADIHFDYRLALESVERGADALRINPGNIGKPERVEAVVRAAMSRGIPIRIGVNAGSLEPELWEKYGGPTPEAMVESALHHIRFFESLDFREIKISLKASDVKRTVEAYRLMADLTDYPLHIGITEAGTLVPGAVKSSVGLGILLSQGIGDTLRVSLTEDPVQEVRVGMEILKSLRLREAGPVMISCPTCGRCEIDLIGLAHDVEERLSRLKTPLDVAVMGCVVNGPGEAREADFGIAGGKGVGLIFRKGKIVRKVREEDLADALMEEIRKTIGSGQ from the coding sequence ATGGAAATCAAGAGAAGAAAGACCCGTCAGATCCGCGTCGGGAATATCCTGATCGGGGGAGGCGCCCCGGTTACGGTCCAGTCCATGTGCAGTACCGATACACGGGATGCCGGGGCCACCGCGGCACAGATCATCCGGCTCCAGGATGCAGGGTGCGACCTGGTCAGGGTCGCGGTTCCGGACCAGGATGCAGCCAGGGCCCTGTCAAAGATCAAAGAGAAGATCAGTATCCCGCTGATTGCAGATATCCATTTCGACTACCGCCTCGCCCTTGAATCTGTCGAGCGAGGTGCGGACGCCTTGCGGATCAACCCCGGTAACATCGGTAAACCCGAGAGGGTTGAGGCCGTGGTCAGGGCGGCTATGAGCCGGGGGATCCCCATCCGGATCGGGGTCAATGCCGGGTCCCTGGAACCTGAGTTATGGGAGAAATACGGCGGCCCCACGCCGGAGGCCATGGTGGAGAGCGCCCTCCATCATATCCGATTCTTTGAGAGTCTGGATTTCAGAGAGATCAAGATCTCACTTAAGGCCTCGGACGTGAAGAGGACCGTGGAGGCCTACCGCCTGATGGCTGATCTGACCGACTATCCGCTCCATATCGGGATCACGGAAGCGGGGACCCTTGTCCCCGGCGCCGTCAAGTCTTCGGTGGGGCTGGGGATCCTTCTATCCCAGGGCATCGGGGATACCCTCAGGGTCTCTTTGACCGAAGACCCGGTGCAGGAGGTCAGAGTCGGTATGGAGATCCTCAAGTCCCTAAGACTCAGGGAGGCGGGGCCGGTCATGATCTCCTGCCCCACCTGCGGGAGGTGTGAGATCGACCTTATCGGTCTGGCCCATGATGTGGAAGAAAGACTCTCCCGTCTGAAGACCCCGCTCGATGTCGCCGTCATGGGATGCGTGGTCAACGGCCCCGGCGAGGCCAGGGAGGCCGACTTCGGCATTGCCGGCGGCAAAGGCGTGGGACTGATCTTCCGCAAGGGGAAGATCGTTCGCAAGGTCAGAGAGGAAGACCTTGCGGATGCGCTCATGGAAGAGATCCGGAAGACAATAGGCAGTGGGCAGTAG
- a CDS encoding endonuclease III — protein sequence MRDSDIDAVIRILKQEVRKWKEPIVSRVAEQSRDPFQILISCILSLRTQDGTTAAASERLFRVAKTPEALLRLTVKKIERLIYPVGFYRVKAGNIRTISKRLIEFYDSKVPNEIDELLKLPGVGRKTANLVVTIGYNKYGICVDTHVHRITNRWGYVKTGSPEKTEFALREKLPRKHWKIINDLLVTYGQNLCRPMRPHCGECRIFRYCDRVGVEG from the coding sequence ATGCGCGACAGCGATATTGATGCGGTGATCCGCATTCTCAAACAGGAGGTCCGCAAATGGAAGGAGCCTATTGTGAGCAGGGTGGCCGAACAGAGCCGGGACCCTTTTCAGATCCTGATCTCCTGCATCCTTTCGCTCCGGACACAGGACGGGACCACGGCCGCCGCATCGGAGAGGCTTTTTCGCGTTGCGAAGACACCCGAGGCGCTTTTGAGGCTCACTGTAAAAAAGATCGAGCGGCTGATCTATCCGGTGGGTTTCTACCGGGTCAAGGCCGGGAACATCAGGACGATCTCAAAGAGATTGATCGAGTTCTATGATTCAAAAGTCCCGAATGAGATTGATGAACTCCTGAAACTTCCGGGTGTGGGAAGGAAGACCGCCAACCTGGTGGTGACCATCGGATACAACAAGTACGGCATCTGTGTGGACACACATGTGCACCGGATCACGAACCGGTGGGGATACGTCAAGACAGGATCACCGGAGAAGACGGAATTCGCCCTCCGGGAGAAACTTCCCAGGAAACACTGGAAGATCATCAATGATCTGCTGGTGACCTACGGGCAGAACCTCTGCCGGCCCATGAGGCCGCATTGCGGGGAATGCCGGATCTTCCGGTATTGTGACAGGGTGGGTGTGGAAGGATAA